One segment of Candidatus Nitrospira nitrosa DNA contains the following:
- a CDS encoding 2Fe-2S iron-sulfur cluster-binding protein encodes MPRVTFLHTDGRSGEVEENISLLDAAKELGFRLNHDCGGNASCTTCRVEVQMGQEHLSEIDFDEQDLLDREALTEPWHRLACQARVLGDVVVRVPEAKWEEPQRAASEARG; translated from the coding sequence ATGCCACGAGTGACGTTTCTTCACACGGACGGGCGAAGTGGAGAGGTTGAGGAGAACATCTCACTGCTTGATGCCGCCAAGGAATTGGGATTTCGCCTGAATCACGATTGCGGTGGGAACGCGTCCTGCACGACGTGCCGGGTCGAGGTGCAGATGGGGCAGGAGCATCTCTCAGAGATCGATTTCGACGAGCAAGACCTGCTGGATCGTGAAGCATTGACGGAGCCATGGCATCGGTTGGCCTGTCAGGCTCGTGTGCTGGGAGACGTCGTGGTGCGCGTGCCGGAAGCCAAATGGGAGGAACCGCAGCGAGCGGCATCAGAGGCAAGGGGTTGA
- a CDS encoding 6-carboxytetrahydropterin synthase: MSQLFVTRRYRFCAAHRLHTDLLSPEENWAAFGKCNNANGHGHNYVVLVTIRAATGESTSSLDSLDRLVTDTIIKRFDHQDLNSDPAFSALTTTGENLVIVIWDILNPLLPPGRLHKVGVIETRDNYFEYTGAI; this comes from the coding sequence ATGTCACAGCTATTTGTGACCAGACGCTATCGCTTTTGCGCCGCTCATCGGTTGCATACCGATCTCCTCTCACCTGAAGAAAACTGGGCTGCCTTCGGCAAATGTAATAATGCGAATGGTCACGGGCATAACTATGTGGTCCTGGTGACGATTCGTGCCGCGACGGGAGAGAGCACGAGCAGTCTGGATTCGCTTGACCGCCTCGTTACCGACACGATCATCAAGCGGTTTGATCATCAGGATCTGAACAGTGACCCGGCGTTCTCTGCATTGACCACGACGGGAGAGAATCTCGTCATAGTGATCTGGGACATTCTGAACCCGCTGCTGCCACCCGGTCGCCTGCACAAAGTCGGGGTCATTGAAACGAGAGACAATTATTTTGAATATACGGGCGCCATTTAA
- the nuoF gene encoding NADH-quinone oxidoreductase subunit NuoF, producing the protein MSTATEPRLVQKLDGAPWEIEGYLKVGGYEAWKRCVKELNAAQVIDELKKSGLRGRGGAGFPTGIKWDKVLNHRVKERYFVCNAGEHEPGTFKDRHLLKTLPHQLIEGCLIASFTVQAKASFIYVNHEYHEEQQNLKKALAQAKERGLLGKNVLGSGVDIELEIFDGHGSYVAGEETAMLESMQGRPAMPRQKPPFYPTDFGLYGKPTLVNNVETLCNIPRILYKGASWFTQVGTEKCPGTMMFSLSGAVNRPGVYEMPMGVTIREMIEQCGGGVAGGRKIKAVFPGGPAFPMVTADQLDLMMDFDSLKKAGTGLGSAGMIVVDDATCMVAKTLHFSNFFKNESCGQCPPCRMGTNNLAILMTKIESGEGTQKDLDSMLQLCGFVKGTGYCTLVTGASVLVQSSLKLFRHEYEDHIRLQRCPYQGTPPGIVTHS; encoded by the coding sequence ATGTCTACTGCTACAGAACCACGCCTTGTTCAAAAGTTAGATGGGGCTCCCTGGGAGATTGAGGGGTACCTCAAGGTCGGCGGCTATGAGGCATGGAAGCGTTGTGTCAAGGAGCTGAACGCGGCTCAAGTCATTGATGAGCTGAAGAAGTCCGGTCTACGTGGGCGGGGTGGAGCTGGATTTCCAACCGGGATCAAATGGGACAAGGTTCTGAATCATCGGGTGAAAGAGCGGTACTTTGTCTGCAATGCCGGCGAGCACGAGCCCGGCACATTTAAGGACCGTCATTTGTTGAAAACGTTGCCGCACCAATTGATCGAAGGTTGTCTGATCGCCTCTTTCACGGTGCAAGCGAAAGCTTCCTTCATTTACGTGAACCATGAGTACCATGAGGAACAGCAAAATCTAAAGAAAGCCCTGGCCCAAGCCAAGGAGCGAGGACTTCTTGGAAAAAATGTCCTGGGGAGTGGGGTTGATATCGAATTAGAGATTTTTGACGGTCATGGGAGTTATGTCGCCGGGGAAGAGACCGCGATGTTGGAATCGATGCAGGGCCGTCCCGCGATGCCGCGGCAGAAGCCCCCGTTCTATCCGACGGATTTCGGCCTCTATGGCAAGCCGACCCTCGTCAACAACGTGGAGACGCTGTGCAACATTCCACGGATTCTCTATAAGGGCGCCTCGTGGTTCACGCAGGTAGGGACGGAGAAGTGTCCAGGGACGATGATGTTTTCGTTGAGCGGAGCGGTTAATCGACCTGGCGTGTATGAAATGCCCATGGGCGTAACTATCCGTGAGATGATCGAACAATGCGGCGGTGGCGTGGCAGGCGGCCGCAAGATCAAGGCCGTGTTCCCAGGTGGTCCGGCTTTCCCAATGGTGACGGCGGATCAGCTTGATCTCATGATGGACTTCGATTCACTGAAGAAAGCCGGGACGGGGTTAGGTTCGGCTGGGATGATCGTCGTGGACGATGCGACGTGCATGGTGGCCAAGACGCTGCACTTTTCGAATTTTTTCAAGAATGAGAGCTGTGGGCAGTGTCCTCCGTGCCGTATGGGTACGAACAACCTGGCCATCTTGATGACCAAGATTGAATCCGGAGAGGGCACTCAAAAAGACCTCGACAGCATGTTGCAACTCTGTGGCTTCGTCAAAGGCACTGGGTACTGCACGCTTGTCACCGGTGCGTCGGTGTTGGTGCAAAGCAGTTTGAAGCTGTTCCGTCACGAATACGAAGACCATATTCGGCTGCAGCGGTGTCCCTATCAGGGAACACCGCCTGGGATCGTCACCCATTCCTAG
- a CDS encoding alpha/beta fold hydrolase has product MLAQVNGITLAFNDQGNGFPLVFLHAFPLNRSMWTEQENALSSQFRVVTIDLRGHGESDAPLWHYTLDQAADDVCGLLDHLSIKQAVFVGLSMGGYILFAFYRKYGARVKGMVLADTRAQADTEDGKRARFEMAQIAYKRGPSAIADIMIPKLLSPGTIQTRPELVQRVRGMIEGNQVSGIAGDLMAMAQRPDSVPFLQRIHCPTQIIVGELDVPTPPADARLIAESIPNARLAIIPEASHLSNLEQPDRFNEIVRAFVSTATR; this is encoded by the coding sequence ATGCTTGCTCAAGTCAATGGCATTACCCTCGCCTTCAATGATCAGGGGAACGGATTTCCTCTTGTCTTTCTGCATGCCTTCCCGCTCAACCGCAGCATGTGGACGGAACAAGAGAACGCCCTTTCCTCACAGTTTCGCGTAGTGACGATTGACCTGCGTGGACACGGCGAGTCCGATGCGCCACTCTGGCACTATACTCTGGACCAAGCAGCCGATGACGTGTGCGGCCTGTTGGACCATCTCTCGATCAAGCAGGCCGTCTTTGTCGGACTTTCTATGGGAGGCTATATCCTCTTTGCGTTCTATCGAAAGTACGGTGCGCGCGTGAAAGGCATGGTTTTAGCCGACACAAGAGCTCAGGCAGATACAGAGGATGGAAAACGGGCACGATTTGAGATGGCTCAGATTGCCTACAAACGGGGGCCGAGCGCGATTGCGGACATCATGATCCCGAAATTATTGAGTCCTGGAACGATCCAGACGAGGCCGGAGCTGGTTCAACGGGTACGCGGAATGATCGAGGGCAACCAAGTCAGTGGCATTGCCGGAGATCTCATGGCGATGGCACAACGGCCTGACTCCGTCCCGTTCCTACAACGGATACACTGTCCGACTCAAATCATTGTTGGTGAGCTGGATGTACCGACTCCACCTGCCGATGCCCGGCTCATAGCGGAGAGTATTCCCAATGCCCGTTTGGCCATCATTCCGGAAGCAAGCCATCTCTCGAACCTGGAGCAACCTGACCGGTTCAACGAGATCGTCCGCGCTTTTGTTTCGACTGCCACGCGGTAA
- a CDS encoding replication-associated recombination protein A, whose amino-acid sequence MTRARDQAPDLFTVHQEQDDDAPLAERMRPRAFSDFVGQDDIAAMDRPLRRAIEADQLSSVIFWGPPGSGKTTLAHLIARYTKAQFVSFSAVTGGVPELRTIIKAAEQRRLINGQRTILFVDEIHRFNKAQQDAFLPHVERGTIILVGATTENPSFEVISPLLSRSILVVLKPLSDEALGRILDRALNDSAVGLGRLRAVVSSPARQRLVACGNGDARAMLTALEFVVRQAPIGADGTRAIDVELLEAALNAKALRYDKSGEEHYNTISAYIKSLRDSDADGALYWLARMLEAGEEPTFIARRMVIFASEDIGNADPLALGVAVSVAQAVQLVGLPEAQINLAHGTTYLASRPKDNASYIGLLEARKDAQALGNLGVPLHLRNAVTSVMKDLGYGNDYRYVHDDPQARIEQTHLPSVLKDRRYYRPKPSS is encoded by the coding sequence ATGACCCGAGCTCGTGATCAGGCCCCAGATCTATTCACCGTGCATCAGGAACAGGACGATGATGCTCCGCTTGCAGAGCGGATGCGGCCACGTGCGTTTAGTGATTTTGTGGGGCAAGATGACATCGCGGCAATGGATCGGCCGCTACGGCGGGCGATCGAGGCCGATCAGCTCTCGTCCGTCATCTTCTGGGGACCACCCGGGTCGGGGAAGACGACGCTCGCTCATCTCATTGCCCGGTATACGAAGGCCCAGTTTGTATCGTTCTCGGCCGTGACCGGCGGTGTGCCCGAGTTGCGCACGATCATCAAGGCAGCCGAACAACGCCGGTTGATCAACGGGCAGAGGACTATCCTGTTTGTGGATGAAATTCATCGGTTCAACAAAGCGCAACAGGATGCCTTTCTTCCTCACGTCGAACGAGGCACCATCATTCTCGTCGGCGCAACCACGGAAAACCCCTCGTTCGAAGTCATCAGCCCCTTGTTGTCGCGCTCTATTTTAGTGGTGCTGAAACCTCTGAGTGATGAAGCCCTCGGTCGGATCCTGGATCGGGCGCTGAATGATTCGGCGGTCGGGTTGGGACGGCTCAGGGCCGTCGTGTCATCACCAGCCCGCCAGCGCTTGGTTGCCTGTGGCAACGGCGATGCGAGGGCCATGCTGACGGCATTAGAGTTTGTCGTGAGGCAGGCCCCCATAGGAGCCGACGGCACACGCGCGATCGATGTGGAGCTGTTAGAAGCCGCGCTGAATGCGAAGGCCCTGCGGTACGATAAGTCCGGTGAAGAGCACTACAACACCATCTCGGCCTATATCAAAAGTCTTCGAGATTCCGATGCAGACGGGGCGCTCTACTGGTTGGCGCGGATGTTGGAGGCTGGAGAGGAGCCCACGTTCATTGCCCGTCGAATGGTGATCTTTGCATCGGAAGATATCGGCAATGCCGACCCGCTCGCTCTTGGTGTAGCCGTCTCAGTGGCGCAAGCCGTCCAGCTTGTCGGGCTCCCGGAGGCCCAGATCAATCTGGCGCATGGCACGACGTACCTCGCCTCACGGCCAAAGGACAACGCGTCCTATATCGGTCTCCTGGAAGCACGCAAGGATGCACAAGCCCTTGGAAATCTGGGAGTTCCGCTCCATCTCCGGAATGCGGTGACGTCCGTGATGAAGGACTTGGGGTATGGAAACGACTACCGGTATGTGCATGACGATCCACAAGCACGAATAGAGCAAACCCACCTCCCATCGGTACTCAAGGACCGACGGTACTACCGCCCAAAGCCGTCCTCATAG
- a CDS encoding ABC-F family ATP-binding cassette domain-containing protein gives MLQIESVSKQYSTKVLLAEASAHLRPNSRVGLVGPNGTGKTTLFRMVLGEESPDDGSIRKRPRLRIGYLPQELETITGKTVLDATHRDEYPEHEAKRILMGLGFTEVDFDRPVEKLSGGYRMRVALGHLLLSNPDVLMLDEPTNHLDKPTQRWFEQFLLQSGMTLLIISHDTAFLDRVVTHIWELRHHKIEEYRGNYSLFCKLKAEKDAQLHASAARQSKEVARVQKFVDRFRYQANKASQVQSRLKQLEKVKRIEIQRDPKRVKFRFPLPSTSGRQVLDLAGASKRYGEKVVYKTLDFSIERGQRIALVGENGAGKSTLLKMLAGVLPSDTGTRTVGHGVTLHYFAQHQAETLNPEHSILESLEEVTKHAEMNFLRGIAGAFLFSGQDQKKPIKALSGGERNRVALARMLVEPANTLLLDEPTNHLDPASVDMLTDALAEFPGTIIFISHDPTFLARIATRVVEIEEGQARNFIGDYEYYLWKKAQEFESIKETSEELQRGSSPSSSGPTRAMEQQVQAKGRGGERRDLTKTQARLEKQVSRAETEISETEEKIKTREAELADPKLYEQFDRWTLLHQEQEEWKRNLERLTSRWESLSAELESVKQQLVSMG, from the coding sequence ATGCTTCAAATTGAATCCGTCAGCAAACAATACTCTACCAAAGTGCTGCTCGCCGAGGCCTCCGCACATCTTCGTCCAAATTCACGAGTCGGCTTAGTCGGACCCAACGGCACCGGGAAAACGACGCTCTTTCGAATGGTCCTTGGTGAAGAGTCACCCGACGACGGCTCGATCCGCAAGCGGCCTCGCCTTCGGATCGGCTACCTCCCGCAGGAATTGGAAACGATTACGGGCAAGACCGTCCTCGATGCCACGCATCGCGATGAGTACCCTGAGCACGAAGCGAAGCGCATCCTGATGGGCTTGGGGTTTACGGAGGTGGATTTTGATCGCCCCGTCGAGAAACTCTCCGGAGGGTACCGGATGCGGGTTGCCTTGGGACATCTGCTCTTGTCCAATCCCGACGTACTCATGCTGGACGAGCCGACCAACCATTTGGACAAGCCGACTCAGCGCTGGTTCGAACAGTTTCTTTTACAGTCGGGTATGACGTTGCTGATCATCAGCCACGACACTGCTTTTTTAGATCGCGTCGTCACGCATATCTGGGAACTCCGACACCATAAGATCGAGGAGTACCGTGGCAACTATTCGCTCTTCTGCAAACTGAAAGCTGAAAAGGATGCTCAACTCCACGCCTCTGCGGCTCGCCAATCCAAAGAAGTCGCTCGGGTTCAAAAATTTGTTGATCGCTTCCGCTATCAGGCCAACAAGGCCAGCCAAGTCCAATCACGCCTCAAGCAGCTCGAAAAGGTTAAACGGATCGAAATCCAGCGGGACCCGAAACGCGTCAAGTTCCGGTTTCCGCTTCCTTCCACCAGCGGACGCCAGGTATTGGACCTCGCTGGAGCCAGTAAGCGCTACGGTGAAAAGGTCGTCTACAAAACGCTGGATTTTTCGATTGAGCGTGGCCAACGTATCGCATTGGTCGGTGAGAACGGAGCCGGAAAAAGTACGCTCTTGAAGATGCTTGCCGGCGTCCTTCCATCCGATACCGGCACCAGAACCGTGGGCCACGGCGTGACCTTACACTACTTCGCCCAGCACCAGGCGGAAACCTTGAACCCTGAACACTCGATTCTCGAATCGCTGGAAGAGGTCACCAAACATGCGGAGATGAATTTTCTCCGGGGGATCGCGGGTGCGTTCTTGTTTTCCGGACAGGATCAGAAGAAACCCATCAAGGCCTTGAGTGGCGGTGAGCGAAACCGGGTGGCCCTCGCCCGCATGCTGGTCGAACCCGCCAATACCTTGCTCCTCGATGAGCCGACGAACCATTTGGACCCAGCCTCCGTGGATATGCTGACCGATGCATTGGCTGAATTCCCCGGGACCATCATCTTCATTTCCCATGACCCGACGTTTTTGGCCCGCATCGCCACCCGGGTCGTTGAGATCGAAGAGGGGCAGGCGCGGAATTTCATCGGTGACTACGAGTACTATTTGTGGAAGAAGGCCCAAGAGTTTGAGTCGATCAAAGAAACGAGCGAGGAGCTCCAACGAGGGTCCTCCCCCTCCTCTTCCGGCCCTACCCGAGCAATGGAACAGCAAGTCCAGGCAAAAGGGCGCGGTGGAGAGCGTCGTGATCTTACCAAGACGCAAGCGCGACTGGAGAAGCAAGTATCACGTGCCGAAACAGAGATTAGTGAGACTGAAGAGAAGATCAAGACCCGCGAAGCAGAATTGGCTGATCCGAAACTCTATGAACAGTTCGACCGCTGGACCCTCCTGCATCAAGAACAGGAAGAATGGAAACGCAATTTGGAACGACTGACCTCGCGCTGGGAATCGCTCTCGGCTGAGCTAGAGAGCGTCAAGCAACAGCTGGTGTCGATGGGCTAG
- the folE gene encoding GTP cyclohydrolase I FolE, with product MRKSPKRAKRATSVEDTNGSGRPPDLPVLQSLVTEMLLALGEKPSRNGLLKTPERVAKALAFMTQGYQRDIDHLLNGALFPIEYDEMVIVKDIDFFSMCEHHLLPFFGRVHVGYLPNKKVVGLSKIPRIVDMFARRLQVQERLTVQIAETLSTKLNAHGVGVVVEARHLCMMMRGVEKQNTIAVTSSMLGAFRSQSQTREEFLKLIRRGSVGDPE from the coding sequence GTGAGAAAGTCACCAAAACGAGCGAAAAGAGCGACATCGGTTGAAGACACAAACGGAAGTGGACGGCCTCCGGACTTACCGGTCCTTCAATCGCTGGTCACGGAGATGCTGCTCGCCCTCGGTGAAAAGCCCAGTCGAAATGGGCTGCTCAAGACCCCTGAGCGAGTGGCCAAAGCCCTGGCCTTTATGACACAGGGGTATCAGCGTGATATCGACCATCTCTTGAACGGGGCGCTCTTTCCGATCGAATACGACGAAATGGTCATCGTCAAAGATATCGACTTCTTCAGTATGTGCGAACATCATCTGCTGCCATTTTTTGGCCGAGTCCATGTCGGCTATTTGCCCAATAAGAAAGTGGTCGGGCTCAGCAAGATCCCGCGGATCGTTGATATGTTCGCCAGGCGTCTGCAAGTTCAGGAACGGTTGACCGTGCAAATCGCGGAAACGTTGAGTACAAAGCTGAATGCCCATGGTGTCGGTGTCGTCGTGGAAGCCAGACATCTCTGCATGATGATGCGGGGAGTGGAAAAACAAAATACCATTGCCGTCACCAGCTCGATGCTGGGAGCGTTCCGCAGTCAATCACAAACGCGCGAGGAGTTTTTGAAATTGATTCGGCGGGGCAGTGTCGGCGATCCTGAGTGA
- the erpA gene encoding iron-sulfur cluster insertion protein ErpA: MVNITAVAEQKIKELMAEEKDIVGLRVYVRGGGCHGYQYGMAFESKMAEDDTIIEKGEVKLIMDSQSAPLLQGAEVDYVDSVQGSGFSIKNPQAKTTCGCGSSFSA; this comes from the coding sequence ATGGTTAATATAACGGCGGTGGCGGAACAAAAGATTAAGGAATTGATGGCCGAGGAAAAGGATATCGTCGGGTTGCGAGTCTATGTACGCGGCGGTGGATGTCATGGCTATCAATATGGGATGGCCTTTGAATCCAAGATGGCCGAGGATGATACTATCATCGAAAAGGGTGAGGTGAAACTCATCATGGATTCACAAAGTGCTCCCTTGCTGCAGGGCGCGGAAGTGGATTACGTCGACAGCGTGCAGGGCTCAGGCTTTTCGATCAAGAACCCCCAGGCCAAAACGACGTGCGGCTGCGGCAGCTCCTTTAGCGCCTAA
- a CDS encoding PilZ domain-containing protein — translation MRRGEGRVSAHATALSERRKFFRAELVGSALVSPKSGRRACTAVLDNVNKIGAGFHTKEQFPSNERVTVSLAFLDSDRVEQQEKLDGMVAWVRPWEKKGFLIGVVWDELVTKEKHRWLYYYLEETLKASV, via the coding sequence ATGAGACGAGGAGAAGGAAGAGTATCGGCCCATGCCACTGCGTTGAGTGAACGGCGGAAATTCTTCCGTGCCGAGTTGGTCGGATCCGCCCTGGTGTCGCCGAAGAGCGGCAGACGCGCCTGTACGGCGGTTCTCGACAATGTCAACAAGATCGGGGCGGGGTTTCATACCAAAGAACAGTTCCCATCGAACGAACGAGTCACCGTCTCGCTCGCCTTCCTGGATTCTGATCGAGTCGAACAGCAGGAAAAACTCGACGGAATGGTCGCCTGGGTGAGGCCCTGGGAAAAGAAGGGATTCCTGATCGGCGTCGTGTGGGATGAATTGGTGACGAAAGAAAAGCACCGCTGGCTGTACTACTATCTGGAAGAAACCCTCAAAGCCTCCGTCTAG